The Amycolatopsis sp. DG1A-15b genome window below encodes:
- a CDS encoding aldo/keto reductase, producing the protein MNFGTGGFHAAYGKTGTKPARSSVSTSTKAAIRRHGGLLHRRRERDDPRQAHRRNELPRPVVLTTKFTNTVDPAQVAINWVATQPGIAAAIVGASNAGQLAKSTAALDFEIPAELRTLLDEASAVPGRRCTACSPRRTRTGSSART; encoded by the coding sequence ATGAACTTCGGCACCGGCGGCTTCCACGCCGCCTACGGCAAGACCGGGACGAAGCCCGCCCGCTCTTCCGTAAGTACCTCGACGAAGGCGGCAATTCGTCGACACGGCGGACTCCTACACCGCCGGCGAGAGCGAGACGATCCTCGGCAAGCTCATCGCCGAAACGAACTCCCGCGACCGGTGGTGCTCACCACCAAGTTCACCAACACCGTCGACCCGGCCCAGGTGGCGATCAACTGGGTGGCCACCCAGCCGGGCATCGCGGCGGCGATCGTCGGCGCGAGCAACGCCGGCCAGCTCGCCAAGAGCACGGCGGCACTCGACTTCGAGATCCCGGCCGAGCTGCGCACCCTGCTCGACGAGGCGAGCGCCGTCCCCGGGCGTCGGTGTACCGCATGTTCACCCCGGCGTACCAGAACTGGATCGTCAGCCCGGACCTGA